One Salmo salar chromosome ssa01, Ssal_v3.1, whole genome shotgun sequence DNA window includes the following coding sequences:
- the LOC106611598 gene encoding ribosome-binding protein 1 isoform X7 — translation MELYDPQTLGIMVFGGFMVISALGIVLVSTFSMKETSYEEALAQQRRELGKMAPPSQLTKKDKKKDKASEKKNRGKKKEDKPNGKLPESEPEEVPVAEPEPEPTPAPERVTAPAPAPEPTTHPVPTAVEAPPAPAPKKKKEKKVAKVEPAQATTTPVAPSKPAPVLEAVTKEVPVMAVPPVGSQQTAAKAQEAKAQEAKAQEAKAQEAKAQEAKAQEAKAQEAKAQNPSKKKASSKKKAESAVAVDSGLDSPLYLPYRALASTVSSMVISQGEAQRLIEILSDKAGIKQDTWHMATQKGDPVAVMKKQLEENQKQLATQQEDATATKNRLRELTKELFAEKSKVASVETRLSSQLSSREQEMIALQARMQASYQDHVAQTQKLTAKVISLQEQLESGPTAQLACLQQENSILRDALNQATSQAESKQNAELAKLRQDCARLTKELGERSESLQADEKVKRGLETKVSSVEKQLTLLQASRVESEQVLQRRLEEVSEELRSSQSTLEKAQQDATTLSDIQVHLGRIEADLKERSAQVEALTAQLEQTKLEKGQLEDQVESINVLLEASHNRDVDEDTEMWSWSFLNNTNHLSSSLQDRDSQLASLQQELKQLQEMKQEATVSSAVATAETEWAPKSEEASLVASLQEELKQLKEEMEQLKNSPADVTGETEQLLNSLKERTSQDASTEDVKQLKETSEQAQSSPASDNTAELAALQTSLAERDAMMASLQVELREARDQSRKVQETLAQVQQSQESELSTELPELLEKLKEAEDSHGTLQAECDQYRTVLAETEGMLKCLQKSVEQEELVWKSKIADSEDQLKKALEQVHTLKETAESLKAENQSIEQLKEQLMLLEAQLEKQSETAPTEEEMAPLKQLLSESQSPLESAQTEAQTHKEVLATVRGQLSEAMMCAQSQEAVPETRAQNSQSEPEVQSQLNQTTEEFEQAQKTVAELQAQLDLLKEAGDSPQANTEDVAQLKERLQKERKLIKDLGQAATKLQQLLKYTQEQLAKERNKHRTLQDHSDETKSTVLKEGTSV, via the exons ATGGAGCTGTATGACCCTCAGACGCTAGGCATCATGGTATTTGGAGGCTTCATGGTCATCTCAGCCCTCGGCATCGTCCTGGTCTCCACCTTCTCCATGAAG GAGACCTCGTATGAGGAGGCTCTGGCCCAGCAGCGTAGAGAGCTGGGCAAAATGGCACCTCCCAGCCAACTGACCAAGAAGGACAAGAAGAAGGACAAG GCATCTGAGAAGAAGAACCGTGGTAAGAAGAAGGAAGACAAGCCCAATGGGAAGCTGCCAGAATCGGAACCAGAGGAGGTCCCAGTGGCCGAGCCTGAACCTGAACCAACCCCAGCCCCAGAAAGAGTCACTGCTCCTGCCCCTGCCCCTGAACCAACCACTCACCCAGTTCCCACTGCCGTAGAGGCCCCACCTGCCCCTGcaccaaagaagaagaaggagaagaaggtggCCAAGGTAGAGCCAGCTCAGGCAACCACCACACCCGTTGCCCCCTCCAAGCCTGCACCAGTCCTGGAGGCTGTCACCAAGGAGGTCCCCGTGATGGCAGTGCCCCCAGTTGGCTCCCAGCAGACTGCAGCCAAGGCTCAGGAGGCCAAGGCTCAGGAGGCCAAGGCTCAGGAGGCCAAGGCTCAGGAGGCCAAGGCTCAGGAGGCCAAGGCTCAGGAGGCCAAGGCTCAGGAGGCCAAGGCTCAGAACCCTTCTAAGAAGAAGGCATCTTCCAAGAAAAAAGCAGAATCTG CCGTAGCAGTGGACTCTGGTCTGGATTCCCCCCTGTACCTGCCCTACAGGGCCCTGGCCTCTACCGTTAGCAGTATGGTGATCAGTCAGGGAGAGGCCCAGCGCCTCATAGAGATCCTGTCTGACAAGGCTGGCATCAAACAAGACACCTGGCACATG GCTACTCAGAAGGGCGACCCGGTGGCTGTGATGAAGAAACAGTTAGAGGAGAATCAGAAACAGCTGGCAACTCAGCAAGAGGACGCCACCGCAACCAAGAACAGACTGAGGGAACTcaccaag GAGCTGTTTGCTGAGAAGTCCAAGGTGGCCAGTGTGGAAACCAGGCTGAGTTCGCAGCTCTCGTCCAGGGAGCAAGAGATGATCGCTCTGCAGGCTCGGATGCAGGCCTCCTACCAGGACCACGTAGCACAGACACAGAAACTCACCGCCAAG GTCATCAGTCTTCAGGAGCAGTTGGAGTCAGGTCCCACTGCCCAGCTGGCTTGTCTGCAGCAAGAGAACTCCATCCTCAGAGATGCCCTGAACCAGgccaccagccaggcagagagcaA acAGAATGCAGAGCTTGCCAAGCTGAGACAGGACTGTGCCAGACTGACCAAGGAGCtgggggagaggagtgagagCCTTCAAGCTGATGAGAAGGTCAAAAGAGGGCTGGAGACTAAGGTGTCTTCTGTAGAGAAACAACTTACTCTACTGCAG GCCAGCCGTGTAGAGAGTGAGCAGGTGCTGCAGAGGAGGCTGGAGGAGGTTAGTGAGGAGTTGAGGAGTTCACAGAGCACCCTGGAGAAAGCCCAGCAGGACGCTACCACCCTCTCAG ACATCCAGGTCCATCTGGGCAGGATAGAGGCTGATCTGAAAGAGCGTAGTGCCCAGGTGGAGGCCCTAACAGCCCAGCTGGAGCAGACCAAGCTGGAGAAGGGACAACTGGAGGATCAGGTAGAATCCATCAACGTGCTGCTGGAGGCCAGCCACAACAGAGACGTGGACGAGGACACGGAG ATGTGGAGTTGGTCTTTTCTCAACAACACCAATCATTTATCTTCCAGTCTTcaggacagagacagtcagtTGGCATCACTCCAACAGGAGCTGAAGCAGCTCCAAGAAATGAAACAGGAGGCTACTGTAAGTTCT GCAGTCGCTACAGCCGAGACAGAGTGGGCACCTAAAAG TGAGGAAGCAAGCCTGGTGGCATCACTTCAGGAAGAACTGAAGCAGCTTAAAGAAGAGATGGAGCAACTTAAAAACTCTCCC GCTGATGTCACTGGAGAGACGGAACAGCTACTCAACAG TCTGAAGGAGAGAACGAGCCAAGACGCATCAACAGAAGACGTGAAGCAACTCAAAGAAACATCAGAGCAGGCCCAGAGCAGCCCTGCT TCCGACAACACCGCAGAACTGGCGGCGCTACAAACCAG TCTGGCAGAGAGGGACGCTATGATGGCATCACTACAGGTGGAGCTAAGGGAAGCCAGGGACCAATCGCGGAAGGTACAGGAGACCCTCGCTCAGGTCCAGCAGAGCCAGGAATCAGAGCTGAGCACAGAGCTGCCG GAGCTGTTGGAGAAACTGAAGGAAGCAGAGGACAGCCACGGGACACTGCAGGCAGAGTGTGACCAGTACAGAACAGTCCTCGCTGAAACA GAAGGAATGCTGAAGTGCCTTCAGAAGAGTGTTGAGCAGGAGGAGCTGGTGTGGAAATCCAAGATTGCTGACTCTGAGGACCAGTTGAAGAAG GCCCTGGAACAAGTGCACACTCTGAAGGAGACTGCAGAGAGCTTGAAGGCAGAGAACCAAAGCATAGAACAG ctgAAGGAGCAGTTGATGTTGTTGGAAGCCCAATTGGAGAAACAGTCCGAGACCGCCCCGACAGAGGAGGAAATGGCACCG TTGAAGCAGCTACTGTCAGAGTCTCAGAGTCCGCTGGAGTCAGCCCAGACGGAAGCCCAGACGCACAAGGAAGTGCTGGCTACG GTCAGAGGTCAGCTGAGCGAGGCGATGATGTGTGCTCAGAGCCAGGAGGCAGTCCCTGAAACCAGGGCACAGAACAGCCAATCAGAGCCTGAG GTCCAGTCCCAGTTGAATCAGACCACAGAGGAGTTTGAACAG GCTCAGAAGACAGTTGCAGAGCTCCAGGCTCAGCTGGACCTGCTGAAAGAGGCAGGAGACTCCCCACAGGCCAACACAGAGGACGTAGCTCAACTAAAG gagcgcctacagaaagagagaaaactaATCAAAGATCTTGGCCAAGCAGCCACCAAACTCCAGCAGCTCTTAAAGTACACTCAGGAGCAGCTCGCCAAAGAGAGGAACAAACACCGCACACTACAGGACCACTCTGATGAGACCAAG AGTACAGTGCTGAAGGAAGGAACATCTGTTTAA
- the LOC106611598 gene encoding ribosome-binding protein 1 isoform X2, whose amino-acid sequence MELYDPQTLGIMVFGGFMVISALGIVLVSTFSMKETSYEEALAQQRRELGKMAPPSQLTKKDKKKDKASEKKNRGKKKEDKPNGKLPESEPEEVPVAEPEPEPTPAPERVTAPAPAPEPTTHPVPTAVEAPPAPAPKKKKEKKVAKVEPAQATTTPVAPSKPAPVLEAVTKEVPVMAVPPVGSQQTAAKAQEAKAQEAKAQEAKAQEAKAQEAKAQEAKAQEAKAQNPSKKKASSKKKAESAVAVDSGLDSPLYLPYRALASTVSSMVISQGEAQRLIEILSDKAGIKQDTWHMATQKGDPVAVMKKQLEENQKQLATQQEDATATKNRLRELTKELFAEKSKVASVETRLSSQLSSREQEMIALQARMQASYQDHVAQTQKLTAKVISLQEQLESGPTAQLACLQQENSILRDALNQATSQAESKQNAELAKLRQDCARLTKELGERSESLQADEKVKRGLETKVSSVEKQLTLLQASRVESEQVLQRRLEEVSEELRSSQSTLEKAQQDATTLSDIQVHLGRIEADLKERSAQVEALTAQLEQTKLEKGQLEDQVESINVLLEASHNRDVDEDTEMWSWSFLNNTNHLSSSLQDRDSQLASLQQELKQLQEMKQEATVSSAVATAETEWAPKSEEASLVASLQEELKQLKEEMEQLKNSPADVTGETEQLLNSLKERTSQDASTEDVKQLKETSEQAQSSPASDNTAELAALQTRLFISLAERDAMMASLQVELREARDQSRKVQETLAQVQQSQESELSTELPELLEKLKEAEDSHGTLQAECDQYRTVLAETEGMLKCLQKSVEQEELVWKSKIADSEDQLKKALEQVHTLKETAESLKAENQSIEQLKEQLMLLEAQLEKQSETAPTEEEMAPLKQLLSESQSPLESAQTEAQTHKEVLATVRGQLSEAMMCAQSQEAVPETRAQNSQSEPEVQSQLNQTTEEFEQAQKTVAELQAQLDLLKEAGDSPQANTEDVAQLKERLQKERKLIKDLGQAATKLQQLLKYTQEQLAKERNKHRTLQDHSDETKSTVLKEGTSV is encoded by the exons ATGGAGCTGTATGACCCTCAGACGCTAGGCATCATGGTATTTGGAGGCTTCATGGTCATCTCAGCCCTCGGCATCGTCCTGGTCTCCACCTTCTCCATGAAG GAGACCTCGTATGAGGAGGCTCTGGCCCAGCAGCGTAGAGAGCTGGGCAAAATGGCACCTCCCAGCCAACTGACCAAGAAGGACAAGAAGAAGGACAAG GCATCTGAGAAGAAGAACCGTGGTAAGAAGAAGGAAGACAAGCCCAATGGGAAGCTGCCAGAATCGGAACCAGAGGAGGTCCCAGTGGCCGAGCCTGAACCTGAACCAACCCCAGCCCCAGAAAGAGTCACTGCTCCTGCCCCTGCCCCTGAACCAACCACTCACCCAGTTCCCACTGCCGTAGAGGCCCCACCTGCCCCTGcaccaaagaagaagaaggagaagaaggtggCCAAGGTAGAGCCAGCTCAGGCAACCACCACACCCGTTGCCCCCTCCAAGCCTGCACCAGTCCTGGAGGCTGTCACCAAGGAGGTCCCCGTGATGGCAGTGCCCCCAGTTGGCTCCCAGCAGACTGCAGCCAAGGCTCAGGAGGCCAAGGCTCAGGAGGCCAAGGCTCAGGAGGCCAAGGCTCAGGAGGCCAAGGCTCAGGAGGCCAAGGCTCAGGAGGCCAAGGCTCAGGAGGCCAAGGCTCAGAACCCTTCTAAGAAGAAGGCATCTTCCAAGAAAAAAGCAGAATCTG CCGTAGCAGTGGACTCTGGTCTGGATTCCCCCCTGTACCTGCCCTACAGGGCCCTGGCCTCTACCGTTAGCAGTATGGTGATCAGTCAGGGAGAGGCCCAGCGCCTCATAGAGATCCTGTCTGACAAGGCTGGCATCAAACAAGACACCTGGCACATG GCTACTCAGAAGGGCGACCCGGTGGCTGTGATGAAGAAACAGTTAGAGGAGAATCAGAAACAGCTGGCAACTCAGCAAGAGGACGCCACCGCAACCAAGAACAGACTGAGGGAACTcaccaag GAGCTGTTTGCTGAGAAGTCCAAGGTGGCCAGTGTGGAAACCAGGCTGAGTTCGCAGCTCTCGTCCAGGGAGCAAGAGATGATCGCTCTGCAGGCTCGGATGCAGGCCTCCTACCAGGACCACGTAGCACAGACACAGAAACTCACCGCCAAG GTCATCAGTCTTCAGGAGCAGTTGGAGTCAGGTCCCACTGCCCAGCTGGCTTGTCTGCAGCAAGAGAACTCCATCCTCAGAGATGCCCTGAACCAGgccaccagccaggcagagagcaA acAGAATGCAGAGCTTGCCAAGCTGAGACAGGACTGTGCCAGACTGACCAAGGAGCtgggggagaggagtgagagCCTTCAAGCTGATGAGAAGGTCAAAAGAGGGCTGGAGACTAAGGTGTCTTCTGTAGAGAAACAACTTACTCTACTGCAG GCCAGCCGTGTAGAGAGTGAGCAGGTGCTGCAGAGGAGGCTGGAGGAGGTTAGTGAGGAGTTGAGGAGTTCACAGAGCACCCTGGAGAAAGCCCAGCAGGACGCTACCACCCTCTCAG ACATCCAGGTCCATCTGGGCAGGATAGAGGCTGATCTGAAAGAGCGTAGTGCCCAGGTGGAGGCCCTAACAGCCCAGCTGGAGCAGACCAAGCTGGAGAAGGGACAACTGGAGGATCAGGTAGAATCCATCAACGTGCTGCTGGAGGCCAGCCACAACAGAGACGTGGACGAGGACACGGAG ATGTGGAGTTGGTCTTTTCTCAACAACACCAATCATTTATCTTCCAGTCTTcaggacagagacagtcagtTGGCATCACTCCAACAGGAGCTGAAGCAGCTCCAAGAAATGAAACAGGAGGCTACTGTAAGTTCT GCAGTCGCTACAGCCGAGACAGAGTGGGCACCTAAAAG TGAGGAAGCAAGCCTGGTGGCATCACTTCAGGAAGAACTGAAGCAGCTTAAAGAAGAGATGGAGCAACTTAAAAACTCTCCC GCTGATGTCACTGGAGAGACGGAACAGCTACTCAACAG TCTGAAGGAGAGAACGAGCCAAGACGCATCAACAGAAGACGTGAAGCAACTCAAAGAAACATCAGAGCAGGCCCAGAGCAGCCCTGCT TCCGACAACACCGCAGAACTGGCGGCGCTACAAACCAG GTTGTTTATTAGTCTGGCAGAGAGGGACGCTATGATGGCATCACTACAGGTGGAGCTAAGGGAAGCCAGGGACCAATCGCGGAAGGTACAGGAGACCCTCGCTCAGGTCCAGCAGAGCCAGGAATCAGAGCTGAGCACAGAGCTGCCG GAGCTGTTGGAGAAACTGAAGGAAGCAGAGGACAGCCACGGGACACTGCAGGCAGAGTGTGACCAGTACAGAACAGTCCTCGCTGAAACA GAAGGAATGCTGAAGTGCCTTCAGAAGAGTGTTGAGCAGGAGGAGCTGGTGTGGAAATCCAAGATTGCTGACTCTGAGGACCAGTTGAAGAAG GCCCTGGAACAAGTGCACACTCTGAAGGAGACTGCAGAGAGCTTGAAGGCAGAGAACCAAAGCATAGAACAG ctgAAGGAGCAGTTGATGTTGTTGGAAGCCCAATTGGAGAAACAGTCCGAGACCGCCCCGACAGAGGAGGAAATGGCACCG TTGAAGCAGCTACTGTCAGAGTCTCAGAGTCCGCTGGAGTCAGCCCAGACGGAAGCCCAGACGCACAAGGAAGTGCTGGCTACG GTCAGAGGTCAGCTGAGCGAGGCGATGATGTGTGCTCAGAGCCAGGAGGCAGTCCCTGAAACCAGGGCACAGAACAGCCAATCAGAGCCTGAG GTCCAGTCCCAGTTGAATCAGACCACAGAGGAGTTTGAACAG GCTCAGAAGACAGTTGCAGAGCTCCAGGCTCAGCTGGACCTGCTGAAAGAGGCAGGAGACTCCCCACAGGCCAACACAGAGGACGTAGCTCAACTAAAG gagcgcctacagaaagagagaaaactaATCAAAGATCTTGGCCAAGCAGCCACCAAACTCCAGCAGCTCTTAAAGTACACTCAGGAGCAGCTCGCCAAAGAGAGGAACAAACACCGCACACTACAGGACCACTCTGATGAGACCAAG AGTACAGTGCTGAAGGAAGGAACATCTGTTTAA
- the LOC106611598 gene encoding ribosome-binding protein 1 isoform X5 — protein sequence MELYDPQTLGIMVFGGFMVISALGIVLVSTFSMKETSYEEALAQQRRELGKMAPPSQLTKKDKKKDKASEKKNRGKKKEDKPNGKLPESEPEEVPVAEPEPEPTPAPERVTAPAPAPEPTTHPVPTAVEAPPAPAPKKKKEKKVAKVEPAQATTTPVAPSKPAPVLEAVTKEVPVMAVPPVGSQQTAAKAQEAKAQEAKAQEAKAQEAKAQEAKAQEAKAQEAKAQNPSKKKASSKKKAESAVAVDSGLDSPLYLPYRALASTVSSMVISQGEAQRLIEILSDKAGIKQDTWHMATQKGDPVAVMKKQLEENQKQLATQQEDATATKNRLRELTKELFAEKSKVASVETRLSSQLSSREQEMIALQARMQASYQDHVAQTQKLTAKVISLQEQLESGPTAQLACLQQENSILRDALNQATSQAESKQNAELAKLRQDCARLTKELGERSESLQADEKVKRGLETKVSSVEKQLTLLQASRVESEQVLQRRLEEVSEELRSSQSTLEKAQQDATTLSDIQVHLGRIEADLKERSAQVEALTAQLEQTKLEKGQLEDQVESINVLLEASHNRDVDEDTEMWSWSFLNNTNHLSSSLQDRDSQLASLQQELKQLQEMKQEATVSSAVATAETEWAPKSEEASLVASLQEELKQLKEEMEQLKNSPADVTGETEQLLNSLKERTSQDASTEDVKQLKETSEQAQSSPAQSDNTAELAALQTSLAERDAMMASLQVELREARDQSRKVQETLAQVQQSQESELSTELPELLEKLKEAEDSHGTLQAECDQYRTVLAETEGMLKCLQKSVEQEELVWKSKIADSEDQLKKALEQVHTLKETAESLKAENQSIEQLKEQLMLLEAQLEKQSETAPTEEEMAPLKQLLSESQSPLESAQTEAQTHKEVLATVRGQLSEAMMCAQSQEAVPETRAQNSQSEPEVQSQLNQTTEEFEQAQKTVAELQAQLDLLKEAGDSPQANTEDVAQLKERLQKERKLIKDLGQAATKLQQLLKYTQEQLAKERNKHRTLQDHSDETKSTVLKEGTSV from the exons ATGGAGCTGTATGACCCTCAGACGCTAGGCATCATGGTATTTGGAGGCTTCATGGTCATCTCAGCCCTCGGCATCGTCCTGGTCTCCACCTTCTCCATGAAG GAGACCTCGTATGAGGAGGCTCTGGCCCAGCAGCGTAGAGAGCTGGGCAAAATGGCACCTCCCAGCCAACTGACCAAGAAGGACAAGAAGAAGGACAAG GCATCTGAGAAGAAGAACCGTGGTAAGAAGAAGGAAGACAAGCCCAATGGGAAGCTGCCAGAATCGGAACCAGAGGAGGTCCCAGTGGCCGAGCCTGAACCTGAACCAACCCCAGCCCCAGAAAGAGTCACTGCTCCTGCCCCTGCCCCTGAACCAACCACTCACCCAGTTCCCACTGCCGTAGAGGCCCCACCTGCCCCTGcaccaaagaagaagaaggagaagaaggtggCCAAGGTAGAGCCAGCTCAGGCAACCACCACACCCGTTGCCCCCTCCAAGCCTGCACCAGTCCTGGAGGCTGTCACCAAGGAGGTCCCCGTGATGGCAGTGCCCCCAGTTGGCTCCCAGCAGACTGCAGCCAAGGCTCAGGAGGCCAAGGCTCAGGAGGCCAAGGCTCAGGAGGCCAAGGCTCAGGAGGCCAAGGCTCAGGAGGCCAAGGCTCAGGAGGCCAAGGCTCAGGAGGCCAAGGCTCAGAACCCTTCTAAGAAGAAGGCATCTTCCAAGAAAAAAGCAGAATCTG CCGTAGCAGTGGACTCTGGTCTGGATTCCCCCCTGTACCTGCCCTACAGGGCCCTGGCCTCTACCGTTAGCAGTATGGTGATCAGTCAGGGAGAGGCCCAGCGCCTCATAGAGATCCTGTCTGACAAGGCTGGCATCAAACAAGACACCTGGCACATG GCTACTCAGAAGGGCGACCCGGTGGCTGTGATGAAGAAACAGTTAGAGGAGAATCAGAAACAGCTGGCAACTCAGCAAGAGGACGCCACCGCAACCAAGAACAGACTGAGGGAACTcaccaag GAGCTGTTTGCTGAGAAGTCCAAGGTGGCCAGTGTGGAAACCAGGCTGAGTTCGCAGCTCTCGTCCAGGGAGCAAGAGATGATCGCTCTGCAGGCTCGGATGCAGGCCTCCTACCAGGACCACGTAGCACAGACACAGAAACTCACCGCCAAG GTCATCAGTCTTCAGGAGCAGTTGGAGTCAGGTCCCACTGCCCAGCTGGCTTGTCTGCAGCAAGAGAACTCCATCCTCAGAGATGCCCTGAACCAGgccaccagccaggcagagagcaA acAGAATGCAGAGCTTGCCAAGCTGAGACAGGACTGTGCCAGACTGACCAAGGAGCtgggggagaggagtgagagCCTTCAAGCTGATGAGAAGGTCAAAAGAGGGCTGGAGACTAAGGTGTCTTCTGTAGAGAAACAACTTACTCTACTGCAG GCCAGCCGTGTAGAGAGTGAGCAGGTGCTGCAGAGGAGGCTGGAGGAGGTTAGTGAGGAGTTGAGGAGTTCACAGAGCACCCTGGAGAAAGCCCAGCAGGACGCTACCACCCTCTCAG ACATCCAGGTCCATCTGGGCAGGATAGAGGCTGATCTGAAAGAGCGTAGTGCCCAGGTGGAGGCCCTAACAGCCCAGCTGGAGCAGACCAAGCTGGAGAAGGGACAACTGGAGGATCAGGTAGAATCCATCAACGTGCTGCTGGAGGCCAGCCACAACAGAGACGTGGACGAGGACACGGAG ATGTGGAGTTGGTCTTTTCTCAACAACACCAATCATTTATCTTCCAGTCTTcaggacagagacagtcagtTGGCATCACTCCAACAGGAGCTGAAGCAGCTCCAAGAAATGAAACAGGAGGCTACTGTAAGTTCT GCAGTCGCTACAGCCGAGACAGAGTGGGCACCTAAAAG TGAGGAAGCAAGCCTGGTGGCATCACTTCAGGAAGAACTGAAGCAGCTTAAAGAAGAGATGGAGCAACTTAAAAACTCTCCC GCTGATGTCACTGGAGAGACGGAACAGCTACTCAACAG TCTGAAGGAGAGAACGAGCCAAGACGCATCAACAGAAGACGTGAAGCAACTCAAAGAAACATCAGAGCAGGCCCAGAGCAGCCCTGCT CAGTCCGACAACACCGCAGAACTGGCGGCGCTACAAACCAG TCTGGCAGAGAGGGACGCTATGATGGCATCACTACAGGTGGAGCTAAGGGAAGCCAGGGACCAATCGCGGAAGGTACAGGAGACCCTCGCTCAGGTCCAGCAGAGCCAGGAATCAGAGCTGAGCACAGAGCTGCCG GAGCTGTTGGAGAAACTGAAGGAAGCAGAGGACAGCCACGGGACACTGCAGGCAGAGTGTGACCAGTACAGAACAGTCCTCGCTGAAACA GAAGGAATGCTGAAGTGCCTTCAGAAGAGTGTTGAGCAGGAGGAGCTGGTGTGGAAATCCAAGATTGCTGACTCTGAGGACCAGTTGAAGAAG GCCCTGGAACAAGTGCACACTCTGAAGGAGACTGCAGAGAGCTTGAAGGCAGAGAACCAAAGCATAGAACAG ctgAAGGAGCAGTTGATGTTGTTGGAAGCCCAATTGGAGAAACAGTCCGAGACCGCCCCGACAGAGGAGGAAATGGCACCG TTGAAGCAGCTACTGTCAGAGTCTCAGAGTCCGCTGGAGTCAGCCCAGACGGAAGCCCAGACGCACAAGGAAGTGCTGGCTACG GTCAGAGGTCAGCTGAGCGAGGCGATGATGTGTGCTCAGAGCCAGGAGGCAGTCCCTGAAACCAGGGCACAGAACAGCCAATCAGAGCCTGAG GTCCAGTCCCAGTTGAATCAGACCACAGAGGAGTTTGAACAG GCTCAGAAGACAGTTGCAGAGCTCCAGGCTCAGCTGGACCTGCTGAAAGAGGCAGGAGACTCCCCACAGGCCAACACAGAGGACGTAGCTCAACTAAAG gagcgcctacagaaagagagaaaactaATCAAAGATCTTGGCCAAGCAGCCACCAAACTCCAGCAGCTCTTAAAGTACACTCAGGAGCAGCTCGCCAAAGAGAGGAACAAACACCGCACACTACAGGACCACTCTGATGAGACCAAG AGTACAGTGCTGAAGGAAGGAACATCTGTTTAA